From a single Micromonospora pallida genomic region:
- the pcaF gene encoding 3-oxoadipyl-CoA thiolase, with protein MSVAYLVAGVRTPIGRYAGALAGVRPDDLAAHVIRELVTRHPTVDWERVDDVVLGCANQAGEDNRNVARMAALLGGLPETVPGSTVNRLCGSGLDALAIAARAVVAGEAELVVAGGVESMSRAPFVMPKAATPYSRTAEVYDTTIGWRLVNPLMKREWGIDSMPDTAENVAAEFGVDRAEQDAFAFRSQQRAARAQATGRFAEEIVAVTVPEGRRGTRVVDTDEHPRETSLEKLAALPTPFRAGGTVTAGNSSGVNDGAVALLVAGEAAVARYGLTPLARIGGAAAAGVPPRIMGIGPVPATRRLLDRLGLKLTDVDVVELNEAFAAQSVAVLRELGLPVDAEHVNPNGGAIALGHPLGASGARLALTAALELRHRDARRALVTMCVGVGQGMSLVLESA; from the coding sequence ATGAGCGTGGCGTACCTGGTGGCCGGAGTCCGCACCCCGATCGGCCGGTACGCCGGCGCGCTGGCCGGGGTCCGCCCCGACGATCTTGCCGCGCACGTGATCCGGGAGCTGGTCACCCGGCACCCCACGGTGGACTGGGAGCGGGTGGACGACGTCGTGCTCGGCTGCGCCAACCAGGCCGGCGAGGACAACCGCAACGTGGCCCGGATGGCGGCGCTGCTCGGCGGCCTCCCGGAGACCGTCCCCGGCAGCACCGTCAACCGGCTCTGCGGCTCCGGGCTGGACGCGCTCGCCATCGCGGCCCGCGCAGTGGTGGCCGGCGAGGCCGAGCTGGTGGTCGCCGGTGGCGTGGAGAGCATGAGCCGGGCGCCGTTCGTCATGCCGAAGGCGGCCACCCCGTACTCCCGTACCGCCGAGGTGTACGACACCACGATCGGCTGGCGGCTGGTCAACCCGCTGATGAAGCGGGAGTGGGGCATCGACTCGATGCCGGATACGGCGGAGAACGTCGCCGCCGAGTTCGGCGTCGACCGGGCCGAGCAGGACGCCTTCGCCTTCCGTTCCCAGCAGCGTGCCGCCCGCGCCCAGGCCACCGGACGGTTCGCCGAGGAGATCGTGGCGGTCACCGTCCCCGAAGGGCGGCGGGGGACGCGGGTGGTCGACACCGACGAGCATCCCCGGGAGACCTCGCTGGAGAAGTTGGCCGCGCTGCCCACCCCGTTCCGCGCGGGCGGCACGGTGACCGCTGGTAACTCCTCCGGCGTCAACGACGGCGCGGTGGCGCTGCTGGTGGCCGGTGAGGCGGCCGTCGCCCGGTACGGACTGACCCCGCTGGCCCGGATCGGCGGGGCCGCCGCAGCCGGGGTGCCGCCCCGGATCATGGGCATCGGGCCGGTGCCGGCCACCCGTCGGCTGCTCGACCGGCTCGGCCTGAAGCTGACCGACGTGGACGTGGTCGAGCTGAACGAGGCGTTCGCCGCGCAGTCCGTCGCGGTCCTGCGCGAACTGGGCCTGCCCGTCGACGCCGAACACGTCAACCCGAACGGTGGGGCGATCGCGCTCGGCCACCCGCTGGGCGCCAGTGGGGCCCGGCTCGCGCTGACCGCCGCGCTGGAGCTGCGGCACCGGGACGCCCGGCGGGCCCTGGTCACCATGTGCGTCGGAGTCGGCCAGGGGATGTCGCTGGTCCTGGAGTCGGCCTAG
- a CDS encoding DUF998 domain-containing protein: MTGLARRVAAAGAAGCVLGGAVAVVVAVVAGPGPGLTGYVSEAGVAGSGYAPTYRAGVFALAAGLLLLAGALSAASRPAAVLLVAGSLCTLLSGAVTCSNGCPLPPFERATTADLVHGGASVLAVAVVVFAMIAVVLAPTAGTAPRRVAAVGALAALPLSAAVGLAMLLDGRGAVVGVLERLLLAETISWGLLTALLLTRARR, from the coding sequence GTGACCGGTCTCGCGCGCCGGGTCGCCGCGGCGGGCGCGGCGGGCTGTGTGCTCGGCGGGGCGGTCGCGGTCGTCGTCGCCGTGGTCGCCGGTCCCGGTCCGGGTCTGACCGGGTACGTCAGCGAGGCGGGCGTCGCCGGCAGCGGGTACGCCCCGACGTACCGGGCTGGGGTGTTCGCGCTGGCCGCCGGCCTGCTGCTGCTCGCCGGGGCCCTGTCGGCAGCAAGCCGTCCGGCGGCCGTGCTGCTGGTCGCCGGCAGCCTCTGCACCCTGCTCTCCGGGGCGGTGACGTGCAGTAACGGCTGTCCGTTGCCCCCGTTCGAGCGGGCCACCACCGCCGACCTGGTGCACGGTGGGGCGAGCGTGCTCGCGGTGGCCGTGGTGGTGTTCGCCATGATCGCGGTCGTGCTGGCCCCCACGGCCGGGACGGCACCGCGTCGGGTGGCCGCCGTCGGCGCGCTGGCCGCCCTGCCGCTCTCCGCCGCGGTGGGCCTGGCGATGCTGCTCGACGGCCGCGGCGCGGTGGTCGGCGTGCTGGAACGGCTGCTGCTGGCGGAGACGATCTCCTGGGGCCTGCTCACCGCCCTCCTGCTCACCCGTGCCCGCCGTTGA